A stretch of DNA from Cryptomeria japonica chromosome 4, Sugi_1.0, whole genome shotgun sequence:
AATGGAAAACTGTATTATTTTTTACCCAAGTTCTACTGAACATATTTTATATATTGATGATGTGGTTTATTCAGCTGGTGTATTCAAGCGTGGGGCAGGTTGTGGGAAAGCAAAAGCATAAGATGAATGATGAAGTGCATCAAATGGGAGTTATTCCTAAACACGTAGATGGTAAAATAgactatttcatctttttccaagGTTATGATTATAGAATATCATTTACCCGTCTAGAATGCCCTTACTAAAATGACAAGAGGAAAGATCTAGTTCTTTGAAGGATGGATAAAATATCTACGAATAAAGTCTCTGCTTTCCAGAATGACCAAAATATCTATAAGAGAAGTTTGAATTCTCTTAAAATATCTTTTAGCGCCGTACAATGTAAAAAGTATTCTGAAATAGTCCAGAGGCAAAATTCTAGCATTTACTTAATGATTTCCTGGCTTTAACATATTCTCATTAAAATACAAAATTACAAAAAGATCCTCTAGATATTTACCCAAAAAAGACAAAACATAGTGCAGTGCTAAAGTTTATTGAACTTCATCTTTACAGCTGTCAAAGACAATTTGATAATGACAATTATGGTGAAAAGATtgattccttttttctttttttatgtcTTTCTGAAACACCTAATGTTATTTTATAGGGAGTAGCAGAGAAGGGTACAAAAACCAGGGAACTCAAGGAGCAAAGCAGGACATAAGTGAGCCAGAGCAGTGCTTTCTTGGCTCTTCTGTACGCTATGCTGGACCAGATGAGTATCTTGGCTGTGTCAAAGAAAGAAAAGAACCAATAAATATGGTGACCTCTCAGCTTTATTTTGTGGAAATAttgaaatcaaaaaaaaattatgtgaaCTTCCCAATTCTCCCTCTCTATCCTTCCTTTATTTAAAGAACTGGTTTCTGTCATCTACCTCTCAATTTTGTTCTTTATTTCAATGATAAAAAaacatataatttaaaaaatagaaacaGTAATATAAACTTTGAAACATCATATCGCTAATCTTtatttcttaatttaaaattatcTGTCACAGAATAAAACTGGAGTAAAGAGGCTGGAAGAGACAGAAGACGCATCTAGTCTTGAATATGCAACAAGGGGAGATTGGTGGAAAGGTAAGCTCCATTGTagcacaaaaatatcaaaatgctattGATTACATATCTTCTCCTAGAAATCGTTTCAAAGCAACAAATGTTATAAATGAATAGTTAGCATTTGGTTGTTATAGGTTCTCTCTACTACTAAAAAGATTATGGAACATCCTAATTCCATTTTATTCCATAAAGTACAGGTATGCCTTACAATATATCTTACATAGTTTGATCTATGCTGTTGATTGGCTGAGTAGAGTAGTACTAAGATTCCTGCATTATTTTTATGACAATAAATCTGTAGAGTACTGTTAAACTTGACTGAATCAAAGTTGTTCCGTTGTTTCTCAGGTAATGTGTACAATGGTAAAGCTGGATTAAGTAATTGGATATGGATCTGCCGTGGAATATGATATCTATATGTTTATCTTTAGAAGGAATCTCAGAAAATCTTTTTCAAATCATCCACAATCCATTTCTTTTTAAGTTAGATGGTATCTTAACTTTAACCCACAGAGTGCTTGCTATGGAAACAATTATGGTATATATTAATATTATGCGAATGCTGAGGATAATGGCATTGGTTAGGGTTTACCTTATTGTCACCAAAGCATTCAAAGGTATTAAGCAAATATAGATAAATGGAATGGATTTAAGGGTTGAAAGTCTTCTGTTTGATTGGACCGTTGTACTGAATGTCTTTTTATCTTTAGTTGTGGTAAATATTTGTTACAGAAATGAAAATAATTGAATATAGGATATTTTAGAATTTCTTAAAGTTGGAAGTCTTTTTTtcaaagatggaatatttattattttatttataaaaaagaaATAAGTGAATATcagattttaaaatatttaatgtaAAGTATAAAAAGAAGTATcatattatttatcataaaaataatatttttatatgaAACATTTTATATAATGAGTTTtaaagataaaaaaattatttattgaaaAAGTATGAAAGTAAAAAAAGAATATGATCAACAATCCAtttcttaaaaatattaatttatactATTTTTAGGAAGAGTGAAGATAATGTAATCAAAAGCATTACTATTAAAAAATGTATTTGAAACAATTTGGATATTCTGTTTGACTAATATAAAAGGTTTTAAAACACTCTTCACTTTGACAATACATGTGAATTGTTAAGAAAAATAATTCTTGTAAGATATTTTGTGGAAGGGATTCCCTCATAAAGATTGATCTATATAACAAGGTTAAAATGATATGGCTACCTTATAGTTTGTATATTCACACTATGTTACATTGTCaataaattttatatgttttattttattttatagaggTCAATCATGTTTATGTTACTTTCAAGATTGAGCTTTGGTGtattctatatttttttatttatttcattttatgaaagtcaatcatatttatattaCTCTCAAGAATGAGCTTGGGTATGCTTATAGTTGTTTTATTGTTATCCATTCATGAACCTAATACTTTATCAATTTTCAATGCATGATCTTGAATGATTTGTTTGCATTGAATTCTAGGACCATTCCTCATCTTGTTGACCTTTTCTTGAAGAACTTGTTTtctccttatgccatattgtttaTATTCAATCTAGcaagtttaatatttttcaatGGATAAAATTAGATATATGTTGTAGCATAAAGTATGTCCAACATGAAGGTATATTTGATaggatttccattttttttatcatTACAAGAAAAAAAGTTGTGAATAATTTGAAGACAATATAAAACATGTATAATATTCATTTCtactttttaaataattatttagctATTTTTTAGGATATTCACTAATTAAGTGTTTATTACATTTTATACTATTTTTAGAGAGTATTTTCTTCTCATACAACATAAGATAAACTagaaataaaatttattcatttttttcttaATAAAGATTACTAACATGAATATCTAGGGAATATCTAAGAGCAGAATTCAGAGGGGAAATATGCCCTATGGTAGACATAGAAGTCTTGTTAACATTGTTTTACTTGAAATTCTATAAGCAGAGAGAAAATATTCCTACATACTATCAAAAGGTTAATTATGTTAGACAATTATCCTCTAGATCTGGCACTTCATACAGAGCAATACGAGTAGTCTTCCTTTGAGCATAGATGTTGCTCAAGGTTCTTCTTTAGTCTTAATTTCTTCCTCTACTAgctctttgttatctttctctccctttcccacacagtctctcaacacactatgtCATAGCAGGATGCTACCCACTCTACCAACCCTTACCGATTAGGCTCAACTATCAGACAATGATACtgccagtagaatcctctcactggtttTCTTCCAGCCTCACACTACAACTTGCTCAGAACACCTTCTCAAGTTTTCTCCCTGCTCGCTCTCACTTCTCTTCTATGCTCAATCCTCACAACATCAACAACATATTCTGTCCAGAGCTCTCATTACATATACCTATTTTCACgccagaatgcaattcaaaaaacttgag
This window harbors:
- the LOC131061149 gene encoding uncharacterized protein LOC131061149 isoform X1, which codes for MADIPRKNSCRVCLSLGTCIHHPAAHTKPLVYSSVGQVVGKQKHKMNDEVHQMGVIPKHVDGSSREGYKNQGTQGAKQDISEPEQCFLGSSVRYAGPDEYLGCVKERKEPINMNKTGVKRLEETEDASSLEYATRGDWWKGNVYNGKAGLSNWIWICRGI
- the LOC131061149 gene encoding uncharacterized protein LOC131061149 isoform X2, coding for MADIPRKNSCRVCLSLGTCIHHPAAHTKPLVYSSVGQVVGKQKHKMNDEVHQMGVIPKHVDGSSREGYKNQGTQGAKQDISEPEQCFLGSSVRYAGPDEYLGCVKERKEPINMNKTGVKRLEETEDASSLEYATRGDWWKGSLYY
- the LOC131061149 gene encoding uncharacterized protein LOC131061149 isoform X3, with product MNDEVHQMGVIPKHVDGSSREGYKNQGTQGAKQDISEPEQCFLGSSVRYAGPDEYLGCVKERKEPINMNKTGVKRLEETEDASSLEYATRGDWWKGNVYNGKAGLSNWIWICRGI